One Rhodothermales bacterium genomic region harbors:
- a CDS encoding type 1 glutamine amidotransferase: protein MSARLRFLLLQVRNPGDPMIPQEVDCFAWALGCGTEQIHVFDLLTGVPTRSQIAAVDAVLLGGSGDYSVARGGPWLEAALDAMRDLHRLSKPTFASCWGFQAMARALGGEVVTDPSCAELGTEELRLTAEGERDSVFGPVGTPFLAHVGHQDTVTALPADAELLASTDRVTNQAFRIREKPIYCTQFHPELTIASMVERLEAYPEYIPKILGIPLAEFVAELRETPEANGLLRRFVEHAVIGR from the coding sequence ATGTCAGCACGTCTTCGATTTCTGCTGCTTCAGGTCCGAAATCCGGGGGATCCGATGATTCCTCAGGAGGTGGACTGTTTTGCGTGGGCGCTGGGATGTGGCACGGAACAGATTCACGTCTTCGACCTGTTGACGGGAGTCCCGACTCGTTCGCAGATTGCGGCGGTCGATGCCGTGCTTCTGGGTGGGAGCGGCGACTATTCGGTTGCGCGAGGTGGCCCCTGGCTTGAGGCCGCGCTTGATGCCATGCGCGATCTGCATCGACTATCGAAGCCGACGTTCGCCTCCTGCTGGGGATTCCAGGCGATGGCGCGCGCGCTGGGCGGAGAGGTCGTGACAGATCCGTCGTGCGCCGAGCTCGGGACTGAAGAACTACGGCTCACCGCCGAGGGTGAGCGAGATTCCGTTTTTGGACCGGTCGGCACTCCGTTCCTTGCCCACGTGGGACATCAGGACACGGTCACCGCGTTGCCTGCCGACGCCGAACTCCTCGCATCGACAGATCGCGTCACGAATCAGGCGTTCCGGATTCGCGAGAAGCCCATCTATTGTACCCAGTTTCATCCTGAGCTTACGATCGCATCCATGGTGGAGCGACTGGAAGCGTATCCGGAATACATCCCGAAGATTCTCGGCATCCCGCTTGCGGAGTTCGTTGCAGAACTGAGGGAGACTCCCGAAGCCAACGGGTTGCTCAGGCGTTTTGTGGAGCACGCTGTGATCGGCAGATAA